A single window of Paenibacillus sp. FSL H8-0537 DNA harbors:
- the ftsH gene encoding ATP-dependent zinc metalloprotease FtsH, with translation MNRIIRNTGFYLIIFLVTVGIIQFISNQNDTTVEIRYDQLRAAINENNVAEMMIKYDGQSYYISGKYIKQPENAKSIQFTSRAGIDSGEVLREAAVKNGFELQYKPMDTPSVWLTLLTSIIPFVIIFVLFFFLMNQAQGGGGKVMNFGKSRAKLYNEEKKRITFEDVAGADEEKQELVEVVDFLKDPRKFNLVGARIPKGVLLNGPPGTGKTLLARAVAGEAGVPFFSISGSDFVEMFVGVGASRVRDLFENAKKNAPCIIFIDEIDAVGRQRGAGLGGGHDEREQTLNQLLVEMDGFGANEGIIIVAATNRPDILDPALLRPGRFDRQITVDRPDVRGREAVLKVHSRNKPLNKDVKLDIIARRTTGFSGADLENLLNEAALLAARRNKKDIAMREVDEAIDRVIVGTEKKSRVISDREKRIVAFHEAGHTIIGFFLEHADLVHKVTIIPRGKAGGYVIMMPKEDRMLVTKQELLDKVTGLLGGRVAEELFIGEIGTGAYSDFKQATSIVRAMIMEYGMSDKLGPLQFGSSQGQVFLGRDIGHEQNYSDAIAYEIDQEMQAIIGACYERAKKLLTERSKEVHTIAETLLSVETLEMDQIKRLIETGTLELAEGEAESVAVEPTTEPIVDTIGDVKVRIQSREAGEIPSLDKSDDKPNDGEEPK, from the coding sequence ATGAATCGGATCATCCGTAACACTGGATTTTATTTGATCATCTTTTTGGTAACCGTCGGGATTATTCAGTTTATCAGCAATCAGAATGATACTACCGTCGAAATACGATATGATCAGCTTCGCGCTGCTATTAATGAGAACAACGTCGCGGAAATGATGATAAAGTACGATGGTCAGTCTTATTATATTTCTGGTAAATACATTAAACAGCCCGAAAACGCGAAGAGCATACAGTTCACATCGCGTGCAGGGATCGATTCAGGCGAGGTATTGCGTGAAGCCGCAGTGAAAAACGGTTTTGAGTTACAGTATAAACCAATGGATACGCCAAGTGTCTGGCTTACACTCCTTACTTCCATCATTCCGTTTGTGATTATATTCGTTCTGTTCTTCTTCTTAATGAATCAAGCGCAAGGCGGTGGCGGCAAAGTCATGAATTTCGGCAAAAGCCGTGCCAAGCTTTACAATGAAGAGAAGAAGCGCATCACTTTCGAGGATGTGGCAGGGGCGGATGAGGAGAAGCAAGAGCTGGTTGAAGTTGTTGACTTCCTCAAAGATCCGCGTAAGTTTAATCTGGTAGGCGCCCGTATTCCTAAGGGTGTTCTGCTCAATGGTCCTCCGGGAACAGGTAAAACGTTGCTTGCCCGTGCAGTAGCCGGTGAAGCAGGCGTACCATTCTTCAGTATTTCGGGTTCGGACTTTGTGGAAATGTTCGTCGGTGTCGGCGCATCCCGTGTCCGTGATTTGTTCGAAAATGCGAAGAAAAATGCACCTTGTATTATCTTTATTGATGAGATTGACGCCGTTGGCCGTCAACGTGGTGCTGGTCTTGGCGGCGGTCATGATGAGCGTGAGCAAACGCTCAACCAATTGCTCGTCGAGATGGACGGATTTGGAGCGAACGAAGGTATCATTATCGTTGCAGCAACGAACCGCCCTGATATTTTGGACCCTGCCTTGCTGCGTCCGGGACGTTTTGACCGTCAAATTACGGTAGACCGTCCAGATGTGAGAGGCCGTGAAGCGGTGCTGAAAGTTCATTCCCGCAATAAGCCGCTTAACAAGGACGTCAAGCTGGATATTATCGCAAGACGTACAACAGGCTTCTCCGGAGCAGATCTTGAAAACTTGCTGAACGAAGCAGCGTTGCTTGCTGCTCGTCGCAATAAGAAAGATATTGCAATGAGAGAGGTTGATGAAGCTATTGACCGTGTTATCGTAGGTACAGAGAAGAAAAGTCGCGTAATCAGCGATCGTGAGAAGCGTATTGTTGCTTTCCATGAAGCTGGACATACGATTATTGGATTCTTCCTGGAGCATGCGGATCTCGTTCATAAAGTGACCATTATTCCTCGTGGCAAAGCTGGCGGTTACGTCATCATGATGCCGAAGGAAGACCGGATGCTGGTAACGAAGCAGGAGCTGCTTGATAAAGTGACGGGCTTGCTTGGCGGACGTGTAGCTGAGGAATTGTTTATCGGCGAAATCGGCACAGGCGCATACAGTGACTTTAAACAAGCGACGAGTATCGTTCGTGCGATGATTATGGAATACGGAATGAGCGACAAGCTTGGTCCATTGCAATTCGGAAGCTCGCAAGGACAGGTGTTCCTTGGACGTGATATCGGCCATGAACAAAATTACTCCGATGCGATCGCTTATGAAATTGACCAAGAAATGCAGGCGATTATCGGAGCTTGTTATGAGCGTGCGAAAAAATTGCTCACCGAGAGATCGAAAGAGGTTCACACGATTGCGGAGACGCTTCTGTCTGTAGAGACGCTTGAAATGGATCAAATCAAACGTTTGATCGAGACAGGCACGCTTGAATTGGCGGAAGGTGAAGCAGAGAGTGTTGCTGTTGAACCAACAACTGAACCAATCGTCGATACGATTGGCGACGTTAAGGTTCGTATTCAATCAAGAGAAGCAGGAGAAATCCCTTCATTGGATAAATCTGATGATAAACCGAACGATGGGGAAGAACCGAAATAA
- the hpt gene encoding hypoxanthine phosphoribosyltransferase, with translation MLNDIQEVLYDAQQIQAKVREMGKKLSQDFEGRDPLVICILKGAIIFMSDLIKEMTIPLEIDFMAVSSYGQSTKSSGVVKIIKDLDVSVEGRDVLIVEDIIDSGLTLSYLIDVLERRNSKSVTVATLFDKPARRTVDLEADYTGFTLPDEFVVGYGLDFAERYRNLPFIGVLKPEVYEK, from the coding sequence TTGTTAAACGACATTCAAGAAGTGCTTTACGATGCACAGCAGATTCAGGCCAAGGTGCGTGAGATGGGCAAGAAGCTCAGTCAGGATTTTGAAGGGCGTGACCCTCTCGTTATTTGTATCCTTAAAGGGGCCATTATTTTCATGTCCGACCTGATCAAGGAAATGACGATTCCGCTGGAGATTGATTTTATGGCGGTGTCGAGCTATGGTCAGTCGACCAAGTCCTCAGGTGTGGTCAAGATTATTAAGGATCTTGATGTATCGGTAGAAGGCCGCGATGTACTCATCGTTGAGGACATTATTGACAGCGGTTTGACGCTAAGCTACTTGATTGATGTTTTGGAGCGCCGCAATTCCAAATCGGTTACGGTGGCTACGCTGTTCGATAAGCCGGCACGCCGTACAGTAGATCTCGAAGCAGACTATACGGGCTTTACGCTGCCGGACGAATTCGTTGTCGGTTATGGGCTTGATTTTGCTGAGCGTTACCGCAACCTGCCGTTCATTGGCGTTTTGAAACCGGAAGTGTACGAGAAGTAA
- a CDS encoding S1 domain-containing RNA-binding protein, with protein MAIEVGAKLEGKVTGITHFGAFVDLSGGVTGLVHISEIADNYVKDVKDHLKIEDVVKVKVINVDKDGKIGLSIKQAIDRPEGQLPPARESRPSTRPSGGPGGGGGGERFNRGGSGGGQDRGDRGGHGGGGGGRPFKQQAGRPAYGKPTFEDKVSRFLKDSEERISSLKKNTEGKRGGRGAKRV; from the coding sequence ATGGCAATTGAAGTAGGCGCGAAGTTAGAGGGCAAAGTGACAGGCATTACGCATTTCGGGGCATTCGTTGATTTGTCTGGAGGTGTCACAGGTCTCGTTCACATCTCGGAAATTGCTGATAATTACGTCAAAGACGTGAAAGATCACCTGAAGATTGAAGACGTGGTCAAGGTCAAAGTGATAAACGTTGACAAAGACGGAAAAATTGGACTTTCCATTAAACAGGCAATTGATCGACCAGAAGGCCAACTGCCTCCTGCACGCGAATCACGTCCAAGCACTCGTCCAAGTGGCGGGCCTGGTGGTGGTGGCGGCGGAGAACGCTTTAATCGTGGCGGCAGTGGTGGCGGTCAGGATCGTGGCGACCGTGGAGGACACGGTGGCGGCGGTGGTGGACGTCCATTCAAGCAGCAGGCCGGGAGACCAGCTTACGGAAAACCAACTTTTGAGGATAAAGTGTCGCGCTTCCTGAAAGACAGTGAAGAACGCATTTCCTCCCTGAAGAAGAATACCGAAGGCAAACGCGGTGGACGCGGAGCCAAGCGGGTTTAA
- the tilS gene encoding tRNA lysidine(34) synthetase TilS, whose product MTIGIDMLPDVQKLAAVERLWSEGDCVVVAVSGGPDSMALLHLLSRLKSRGVLNVVAAHVNHGFRPKESALEAEVVRRYAGELGLPFELTELDLPAYIEETKMNAQSAAREKRYAYLHEVAQRWGAQAIALAHHADDQAETVLMHLIRGSGISGLSGMSLRRQEKNVELIRPLMRKNKTDLLQYCRHYGIPYCEDSSNEKRHYFRNVVRLDVIPQLSSFNPQLSESLGRLAEVAGAEDEWLDRQTKALFEELAYTEPEECSVSCSRLAGLHVALQRRLIKLILDYLSRDADVVSFEHIESMRLAAAPESSSTWRMDIGNGLRCLREYDHMRFVRMPRQEEANTDYALDVVPLTQQYIEVEAGGWKLAFERRTADDQAAGKLAGRHEACFDLEQLAFPLTVRNRRRGDRIQVLGLNGSKKVQDMFVDEKLPPSQRERYPLLFDADGRLLWIPGIRRSSHALISPSTKELLFIRMTKE is encoded by the coding sequence ATGACGATAGGAATCGATATGCTTCCCGATGTTCAGAAGCTGGCAGCAGTGGAACGGTTATGGAGCGAAGGGGACTGTGTTGTTGTTGCTGTCTCCGGGGGACCGGACTCTATGGCTCTGCTGCATCTCCTGAGCCGCCTGAAGTCACGCGGGGTGCTAAACGTTGTTGCGGCTCACGTGAATCACGGCTTCCGGCCGAAGGAGTCGGCGCTGGAGGCAGAGGTAGTTCGGCGTTATGCGGGGGAGCTTGGGCTGCCCTTTGAGCTGACAGAACTCGATTTGCCTGCTTATATAGAAGAAACAAAAATGAACGCACAATCGGCGGCGCGCGAAAAACGCTACGCCTATTTGCATGAGGTTGCGCAGCGGTGGGGCGCACAGGCGATTGCCCTTGCCCATCATGCAGATGACCAAGCGGAAACGGTGCTCATGCATTTGATTCGCGGCAGCGGTATTTCGGGACTTTCTGGCATGTCGCTGCGCAGGCAGGAAAAAAACGTGGAACTCATTCGCCCCCTCATGCGTAAGAACAAAACAGACCTTTTACAATACTGCCGTCATTACGGCATTCCGTATTGCGAGGACAGCAGCAACGAAAAGCGCCATTACTTTCGCAATGTTGTCCGTCTGGATGTTATTCCGCAGTTATCCAGCTTCAATCCGCAGCTGTCCGAATCGCTTGGCCGCCTTGCTGAAGTGGCGGGCGCCGAGGATGAATGGCTGGATAGGCAGACAAAAGCTTTATTCGAAGAGTTAGCCTATACGGAGCCGGAGGAATGTTCTGTAAGCTGCAGTCGTTTGGCGGGCCTTCATGTCGCTTTACAAAGGAGATTGATTAAACTAATATTAGATTATCTTTCGAGGGATGCTGATGTGGTCTCCTTCGAGCATATCGAGTCTATGCGGCTTGCCGCAGCGCCCGAAAGTTCAAGCACTTGGCGTATGGATATTGGAAACGGTTTGCGCTGCTTGCGTGAATACGACCATATGCGTTTTGTCAGGATGCCGAGACAAGAGGAAGCGAATACAGACTATGCGCTTGATGTTGTACCTTTGACCCAGCAATACATAGAGGTAGAGGCGGGCGGCTGGAAGCTCGCGTTTGAGCGGCGGACAGCTGATGATCAGGCTGCTGGAAAACTGGCGGGCCGCCATGAAGCTTGTTTCGATTTGGAGCAGCTTGCGTTTCCGCTGACTGTACGAAATCGGCGCCGTGGTGACCGAATTCAAGTTTTAGGATTAAATGGGTCTAAAAAAGTGCAAGATATGTTCGTTGACGAAAAGCTGCCTCCTTCACAGCGCGAACGCTATCCACTGCTTTTCGATGCAGATGGGCGGCTGCTGTGGATTCCAGGCATAAGGCGATCTAGCCATGCGCTTATCAGCCCAAGCACGAAGGAACTATTATTCATTCGTATGACGAAAGAATAA
- the yabP gene encoding sporulation protein YabP: protein MVDQNKGQKRQEVKMLNRKLLEITGVLNVESFDSEEFLLETDLGFLTIKGQNLHIKHLSLEQGFVAIEGLVHSLAYLDGNAPSKSKSLFGKLFK from the coding sequence ATGGTGGATCAGAATAAAGGGCAAAAGCGTCAGGAAGTGAAGATGCTCAATCGAAAGCTGCTGGAAATTACCGGGGTATTAAACGTGGAGAGCTTTGACAGCGAGGAGTTTTTGCTGGAAACGGATCTGGGCTTTCTGACGATTAAAGGACAGAACCTGCATATTAAGCATCTCAGCCTGGAGCAAGGCTTTGTCGCTATAGAGGGGCTCGTTCATTCGCTCGCCTATCTGGACGGCAATGCCCCGAGCAAATCCAAAAGCCTGTTTGGTAAATTATTTAAGTGA
- a CDS encoding septum formation initiator family protein has protein sequence MATAAAAANKLTVNPGSKRRIKMWMMFIVLFMGWAAYTFFGQIQQQNATELRLAAVMKQKEDATNQAQQLQQEIERLNDPEYIAQLATKGQGMVKEGEQQIQVVK, from the coding sequence TTGGCGACAGCAGCAGCAGCAGCAAACAAGTTAACCGTTAATCCAGGCTCCAAGCGTCGGATCAAGATGTGGATGATGTTTATTGTCCTCTTCATGGGCTGGGCGGCTTATACCTTCTTTGGACAAATCCAGCAGCAAAACGCTACCGAACTGCGGCTTGCAGCTGTAATGAAACAGAAGGAAGATGCCACAAATCAGGCGCAGCAGCTGCAACAGGAAATTGAGCGGCTTAACGATCCAGAATATATTGCGCAGCTTGCAACCAAAGGTCAAGGCATGGTTAAAGAGGGCGAACAACAGATACAGGTGGTTAAATAG
- the spoIIE gene encoding stage II sporulation protein E produces the protein MNKESVLVFPRGKKEGWLQPRIGKVKERVASQRFIQLVLAKKWTFLLVAVGFLLGRAVILESLMPFAAAYFAVIYFLRKDAVAWVGLSVVVGSFFAVTPSPVWIAMEIAALFLLFKGLEAYEKAELASAPLLVFTATLLVQLFHAFTLDTLTWYSIMLVVVEAALGFVLTLVFIQAIPVLTMSKKTTALRSEEIICLMILLASVMTGAVGWVIYGMSVEHIMSRYMLVLFALAGGAPLGASVGVIAGLILSLADFNAIVQMSLLAFAGLLAGLLRDGGKMAVAFGMLLGTSILAVYVGGQGDVMASTWESVTAAIMLILTPRVMIRTISRYVPGTNEHANSQHEYAKRVREVTAERVTQYSEMFRQLSRSFGQLNGGAVAMNREDEITHFMNEVAARSCASCHRQNACWGDKFYQTYKVMTEMMTTVEQERAPGAKDMPRTWTAHCSKSTQVMSVMKQQYELYQNNMHWKKQIFDSRQLVAEQLTGVSQVMEDLAKEIRREGQTLHLQEEQIREALEGLGLSIREIEVINLEEGNVDIELYHTFSKGYDECRKIIAPLLTDILGEHIAVKLEEEPEKNGEATRVVFGSAKVFEIETGVAGAAKGGDLLSGDSFSMVELGNGKFAVAISDGMGNGERARQESSAALSILQQLLKSGMDEKLAVKSVNSILLLRSSDEVFATVDLAIIDLYTASTMFMKIGSTPSFIKRGKEVIPVTANNLPIGILQDIDVDMISMQLQPGDALIMMSDGIYDAPGHAVNKEMWMKRMIHELKTEDPQEMADVLLDTVVRYHKGEIIDDMTVLVARVDKHLPEWAAFRWPGMTRMERPRTVS, from the coding sequence ATGAACAAGGAAAGTGTACTCGTATTTCCCAGAGGAAAGAAAGAGGGATGGCTGCAGCCTCGAATCGGTAAAGTCAAGGAGCGTGTTGCCTCGCAGCGATTTATTCAGCTGGTGCTGGCGAAAAAATGGACCTTCCTGCTTGTCGCTGTTGGTTTTTTGCTCGGACGAGCCGTCATTTTGGAGTCGCTTATGCCGTTTGCCGCCGCTTATTTTGCCGTCATTTATTTTCTTCGAAAGGATGCGGTTGCTTGGGTTGGGCTGTCAGTGGTGGTGGGGAGCTTCTTTGCGGTTACACCCTCCCCAGTCTGGATTGCGATGGAAATTGCCGCATTATTTCTTTTGTTCAAGGGGCTCGAAGCCTACGAGAAGGCTGAGCTTGCTTCGGCTCCGCTGCTCGTATTTACCGCCACCTTGCTCGTCCAATTGTTTCATGCCTTCACCTTGGACACGCTGACCTGGTACAGCATCATGCTGGTTGTAGTGGAAGCGGCACTCGGCTTTGTTCTCACGCTCGTGTTCATCCAAGCCATTCCGGTGCTGACTATGTCTAAGAAGACAACGGCGCTGCGCAGCGAGGAAATCATATGCTTGATGATATTGCTCGCTTCCGTTATGACAGGGGCGGTTGGCTGGGTGATCTACGGCATGTCGGTGGAGCATATAATGTCGCGTTATATGCTGGTGCTGTTCGCGCTTGCTGGGGGCGCGCCGCTTGGAGCATCGGTCGGGGTCATTGCTGGACTCATACTCAGCCTTGCGGACTTTAACGCCATTGTGCAGATGAGTCTGCTGGCGTTTGCGGGCTTGCTGGCGGGGCTGCTGCGGGATGGAGGGAAGATGGCTGTAGCCTTCGGCATGCTGCTTGGAACGTCCATTCTAGCCGTATATGTAGGCGGTCAAGGCGATGTGATGGCATCCACCTGGGAATCGGTTACAGCGGCTATTATGCTGATTTTGACGCCGCGCGTCATGATACGAACGATATCCCGCTATGTGCCGGGAACGAATGAGCATGCGAATTCGCAGCATGAATATGCGAAGCGGGTGCGTGAGGTGACGGCTGAGCGGGTCACACAATATTCGGAGATGTTCCGGCAGCTCTCGCGAAGCTTTGGGCAATTAAACGGCGGCGCTGTGGCGATGAATCGCGAAGATGAGATCACTCATTTTATGAATGAGGTGGCGGCACGAAGCTGCGCAAGCTGCCATCGGCAAAATGCATGCTGGGGGGATAAATTTTATCAGACCTATAAAGTGATGACGGAGATGATGACGACGGTAGAGCAGGAGCGTGCCCCTGGAGCCAAGGATATGCCGCGAACGTGGACCGCCCATTGCTCCAAGTCGACGCAGGTGATGTCTGTCATGAAGCAGCAGTACGAGCTATATCAAAATAATATGCACTGGAAGAAGCAAATATTCGACTCCCGTCAGCTGGTGGCCGAGCAATTGACTGGCGTGTCCCAGGTCATGGAGGATTTGGCGAAGGAAATTCGCCGCGAGGGGCAAACGCTGCATTTGCAGGAGGAGCAGATTAGGGAGGCGCTGGAGGGACTGGGCCTGTCGATTCGAGAAATTGAAGTGATTAATTTGGAGGAGGGCAATGTTGATATTGAGCTGTACCATACATTTAGCAAGGGATATGATGAGTGCCGCAAAATTATTGCGCCGCTGCTTACGGATATTTTAGGTGAGCATATTGCAGTTAAACTCGAGGAGGAACCAGAGAAAAATGGAGAAGCAACAAGGGTCGTATTTGGCTCCGCCAAAGTATTTGAAATTGAAACGGGCGTTGCTGGTGCGGCAAAAGGGGGCGATCTGCTGTCAGGCGACAGCTTTAGCATGGTGGAGCTTGGCAACGGCAAATTTGCCGTGGCAATTAGCGATGGCATGGGAAATGGAGAGAGGGCGCGCCAGGAAAGCAGCGCAGCGCTGTCGATTTTGCAGCAGCTGCTCAAGTCGGGTATGGACGAGAAGCTCGCGGTCAAATCGGTCAATTCCATCCTGCTGCTGCGTTCGTCAGATGAAGTATTCGCAACCGTGGATCTCGCCATTATCGATCTTTACACCGCCTCAACAATGTTTATGAAAATCGGTTCAACGCCGAGCTTTATTAAGCGCGGCAAGGAAGTGATTCCAGTTACGGCCAATAATTTGCCAATCGGCATTTTACAGGATATTGATGTGGATATGATTTCGATGCAGCTTCAGCCCGGGGATGCGCTCATTATGATGAGCGATGGCATTTATGATGCGCCAGGACATGCGGTCAATAAGGAGATGTGGATGAAACGAATGATTCATGAGCTGAAGACGGAGGACCCGCAGGAAATGGCCGATGTGCTGCTGGACACCGTTGTGCGTTACCATAAGGGGGAGATTATCGATGACATGACCGTGCTGGTGGCGCGTGTGGACAAGCATTTGCCAGAGTGGGCGGCATTCCGCTGGCCGGGGATGACGCGAATGGAGCGCCCGCGGACGGTAAGCTAG
- a CDS encoding VWA domain-containing protein — protein sequence MKQILLITDGCSNVGLSPIVAAAHAKAEGIAVNVVGVLDHGDAGESGSMEIEEIARAGGGISRMVHTRQLAQTVQMMTRKTVVQTIQLAVQKELKHVLGSGAIEDLPPETRSEVVRVMDELGESSSLQVALLIDASASMKPKLIAVEEAIRDLMLSLQARQGKSEIAVFHFPGGRHGEECKMDLGWTDNLTGAQSIFPKLQMSGTTPTGPALMQVIDFYRQGDYGRRSREETDGMMSDYVV from the coding sequence ATGAAACAAATTTTGCTAATAACCGATGGTTGTTCGAATGTAGGGCTAAGCCCGATTGTAGCAGCGGCTCATGCGAAGGCGGAGGGTATTGCAGTCAATGTCGTCGGGGTGCTTGATCACGGCGATGCAGGCGAGTCAGGCAGCATGGAAATTGAGGAGATTGCAAGGGCTGGCGGCGGCATCAGCCGGATGGTTCATACGCGCCAGCTGGCGCAGACTGTCCAGATGATGACGCGCAAGACAGTTGTACAGACGATTCAGCTAGCTGTACAGAAGGAGCTTAAACATGTGCTTGGCAGCGGGGCGATTGAGGATTTGCCGCCGGAGACGCGCAGTGAGGTCGTGAGGGTGATGGATGAGCTGGGGGAAAGCTCCAGTCTGCAGGTGGCGCTGCTTATCGACGCCAGCGCTAGCATGAAGCCAAAGCTGATTGCGGTAGAAGAGGCGATCCGCGACTTGATGCTGAGCCTGCAAGCAAGGCAAGGGAAAAGCGAAATCGCTGTCTTTCATTTTCCGGGCGGAAGGCATGGAGAAGAGTGCAAAATGGATTTGGGCTGGACGGATAATTTGACAGGAGCGCAGTCGATTTTTCCGAAATTGCAAATGAGTGGCACGACGCCAACGGGTCCTGCGCTGATGCAGGTGATTGATTTTTATCGTCAGGGGGATTATGGTAGGAGGAGCAGAGAAGAAACGGATGGGATGATGAGTGACTACGTCGTTTAG
- a CDS encoding serine/threonine protein kinase produces the protein MTTSFRISLRRGTVVTGKWKRRKYRVERLLGEGANGKVYLVHSDQGWVALKVGADAVDLQSEINVLQTLAKQGRRQAPAFLYDVDDLQGSDGRDYPFYIMKYVRGVNLSAYLLQNGKEWFPLVSLNLLNKLAELHSKGWVFCDLKMENVMVADYGHVELVDYGGVTAVGKSIRQFTEIYDRGYWNAGSRAADLKYDLFSFAVLCIQMHEPKRLHQLTLTLLPQNRSTDDLEQLIATNASLKPIAGWLAEALAGRFADAAEGAEAWRVLMHGTNRKQAAPTPFWLKGLVAGSAIMLAVSVYWLLRVGM, from the coding sequence GTGACTACGTCGTTTAGAATCAGTCTCCGCCGTGGCACTGTGGTGACTGGAAAATGGAAGCGCCGTAAGTATCGGGTCGAGCGTCTGCTTGGGGAAGGCGCCAATGGCAAAGTGTACTTGGTCCATTCCGACCAGGGGTGGGTTGCGCTTAAGGTAGGCGCTGACGCAGTAGACCTGCAATCGGAAATCAATGTGCTTCAGACGCTTGCGAAGCAGGGGAGGCGCCAAGCGCCTGCATTTTTGTATGATGTGGATGATCTGCAAGGCTCCGATGGACGCGATTACCCTTTTTATATTATGAAGTATGTGCGCGGGGTGAACTTGTCTGCGTATTTGCTGCAAAACGGCAAGGAATGGTTCCCGCTGGTCAGCCTTAATCTGTTGAATAAACTGGCGGAGCTTCACAGCAAGGGCTGGGTATTCTGCGATTTAAAGATGGAAAATGTGATGGTTGCTGATTATGGGCATGTCGAGCTGGTGGATTACGGCGGGGTGACGGCGGTAGGGAAGAGCATTCGCCAGTTTACTGAAATTTATGACCGTGGCTACTGGAACGCAGGTTCCCGGGCTGCTGATTTGAAATACGACTTATTTTCTTTCGCGGTGCTGTGCATCCAAATGCACGAACCGAAGAGACTGCACCAGCTTACCTTGACGCTGCTCCCGCAAAATCGTTCGACCGATGATTTAGAGCAGCTGATTGCGACCAATGCTTCTCTGAAGCCGATTGCAGGCTGGCTTGCAGAAGCTCTTGCGGGACGTTTTGCAGATGCTGCTGAAGGCGCGGAGGCGTGGCGTGTGCTGATGCATGGAACGAACCGCAAGCAAGCTGCCCCGACCCCTTTCTGGCTCAAAGGGCTAGTTGCGGGTTCGGCAATTATGCTGGCTGTATCGGTTTATTGGCTGCTTCGCGTGGGTATGTAA
- the yabQ gene encoding spore cortex biosynthesis protein YabQ, whose amino-acid sequence MTLTMQWYTLAMMLLSGIGMGVAFDGYRVVSNELRFPRWWLPVLDIIYWLAASIIVFRVLYASNNGEVRAYVFLGLAIGVSSYYFLFSKPVIKLVQSIIRAIRALIRGIVKTVEFVIIKPILLLYKIGIVALGFGTAFTIFVLKIMLKLTRPLWLLLWWVLGPIIRPLNRLFMKYADKFKLTERFKAAVARVVALWRKLF is encoded by the coding sequence GTGACACTGACGATGCAGTGGTACACGCTCGCGATGATGCTTCTGTCAGGAATCGGCATGGGAGTCGCCTTTGACGGCTATCGTGTGGTGTCGAATGAGCTGCGGTTTCCACGTTGGTGGCTGCCGGTTCTGGACATTATATACTGGCTGGCAGCGTCGATTATCGTGTTTCGTGTGCTGTACGCAAGCAACAATGGCGAGGTGCGGGCGTACGTCTTTCTAGGGCTGGCAATAGGTGTGAGCAGCTATTACTTTCTATTTAGCAAGCCGGTTATCAAGCTGGTGCAGAGCATTATTCGCGCAATCCGCGCACTGATCAGAGGAATCGTCAAAACGGTGGAATTTGTCATTATTAAGCCGATCCTTCTTTTGTACAAAATAGGTATTGTAGCACTGGGATTTGGGACTGCTTTCACTATTTTTGTGCTAAAAATTATGTTAAAATTGACTCGTCCATTATGGCTATTGCTATGGTGGGTATTAGGTCCTATCATACGACCGTTGAACCGCCTATTTATGAAGTACGCCGATAAGTTTAAGCTTACAGAGCGCTTTAAGGCAGCGGTTGCACGCGTAGTTGCGCTTTGGCGGAAGTTATTCTAA